Proteins found in one Geomonas subterranea genomic segment:
- a CDS encoding response regulator, which produces MKLKLLPTLKGRLAFWFTTICLVPLAVLTTAIYFQRVQLARSLMLDKLSAVTALRQDQINATLDNLMSDVSTLGSGKSVQLAARSLAATPAEWSGASATDGLQLLRGYRDEFESAADVSIVAENGTILLSTDQGRRGNRIARPEMVVTALNDAAPVIGEAYLFGAEGNASLDLAAPVKGGSGGAGRAAVVVRYNLRKLLSVMLENSTGMGKTGEVVLVDRNVRPLLELRGLPNAVLKVKLTGKPALLAAGGQSGIAQTVDYRGASVLSAYSHIPRTGWGLVCKQDSAEVFAPIRQALYLTYGMAALISLLAWVFALRLARGISAPLVKLSEAATELGAGHYEARLAPEGTLEQISLAGSFNAMADTLQLKMAAKQGVARLSERLVDAVSLDDFFKKLLPAFVEVTGARMATAFVEDGEDHFVPAHAIGADSGRMQRYSRSRLEGELGILLTSRGISRFAPGMAGEGLRFVTPFGEIAPAEVVTVPVEADGELRAFVSLASEHPFPLWVHDTLEMVRVQLGSAYSRVLAAEDVRRLASELAVKNAELVQQSEELVQQSTELAHQSDELARRNRVLDQQKQLLEEATRLKSEFLSNMSHELRTPLNSVLALSRVLAIQGGDRLTEEERGYLGIIERNGKHLLSLINDILDLAKIESGRQDLFMESVDPAKVAAEVVDGLEVLAREKGIALSFSAPATVPRMLIDVKKLRQMLQNLVGNAVKFTAQGAVTVRLEVQAQELVFEVADTGIGIAPQYLESIFHEFRQADGSTSRSYEGTGLGLAIVKKSALLLGGDVAVSSELGRGSVFTLRLPLDCGKAAGAREQVLPVAQALGERAPRGAGFAPGAAPGPGPGAAAVQVPGRSVLVVDDDPEAVSLITTHLSQAGYGTLSALNGPDALRLARANRPFAITLDIMMPEMDGWEVMRELKEHPETADIPVMIISLSEDRATGIALGAVGVISKPVGQHQLMEAFARLTGAGCRLVLVVDDNEYDRCFLASLFKEKGLDVLLAESGPEALELAVSDHPDLITLDLLMPGMDGAAVLDRLRSNSLTADIPVVVITSKELTHAELQRLSSGVSAIISKNGMERRKVLDELVGSLERLGWRLPGREESQGARILIVEDSEAATVQLRFALESAGYRVDAVSGGRYALTYLKSHVPDGIVLDLMMPEVDGFQVLEAVRASSLTAGVPVMVMTAKTLSPGEFDRLRDLKVHQLVQKGDVELQDLLQRVYEMLGSVSLFRPPSASAAPATLTPPAAWEGDGSLLVVEDNPDNLVTLKAALGGRYRVIEACDGAAGLDAARSSAPSLILLDMHLPVLDGFAVLQRLKEDPATAAIPVVALTASAMAGDREKVLAAGCAAYLSKPYQPEELQELVAGFVAPQGTTPA; this is translated from the coding sequence CGCTGCGCCAGGACCAGATCAACGCCACGCTGGACAACCTGATGAGCGACGTCTCCACGCTCGGGTCGGGGAAGTCGGTGCAGCTCGCGGCGCGGTCGCTGGCGGCCACCCCGGCTGAATGGTCCGGCGCGTCCGCCACGGATGGTCTGCAGCTGCTGCGCGGCTACCGCGACGAGTTCGAATCGGCAGCCGATGTTTCCATCGTCGCGGAAAACGGCACCATCCTGCTCAGCACCGACCAGGGGAGGAGAGGGAACCGGATCGCGAGGCCCGAGATGGTGGTCACCGCCCTGAACGACGCCGCGCCGGTCATCGGTGAGGCATACCTCTTTGGCGCCGAGGGGAACGCCAGCCTGGACCTGGCCGCGCCGGTGAAGGGGGGAAGCGGAGGTGCAGGCAGGGCCGCGGTGGTGGTGCGGTACAACCTGCGCAAACTCCTCTCCGTCATGCTGGAGAACAGCACCGGGATGGGCAAAACCGGAGAGGTGGTGCTGGTGGACCGGAACGTGCGCCCCCTTCTCGAGTTGCGCGGCCTCCCCAACGCGGTGCTCAAGGTGAAGCTCACGGGTAAACCCGCGCTGCTCGCGGCTGGCGGTCAAAGCGGAATAGCCCAGACCGTCGACTACCGCGGCGCCAGCGTTCTTTCCGCCTACTCCCACATCCCGCGAACCGGGTGGGGACTGGTATGCAAGCAGGATTCGGCGGAGGTGTTCGCCCCGATCAGGCAGGCGCTCTACCTCACCTACGGCATGGCCGCCCTCATCTCGCTGCTCGCCTGGGTCTTCGCCTTGAGGCTTGCGCGTGGCATCAGCGCGCCCCTGGTGAAGCTCTCCGAAGCCGCCACCGAGCTCGGTGCCGGTCACTACGAGGCGCGGCTCGCACCGGAAGGGACCCTGGAGCAGATATCACTGGCCGGCTCCTTCAACGCCATGGCGGACACCCTGCAGCTTAAGATGGCGGCGAAGCAGGGTGTGGCGCGGCTCTCCGAGCGACTGGTCGACGCGGTGAGCCTGGACGACTTTTTCAAAAAGCTGCTCCCGGCCTTCGTGGAAGTGACCGGAGCCAGGATGGCCACGGCCTTCGTTGAGGACGGCGAGGATCACTTCGTCCCCGCCCACGCCATCGGCGCCGACTCCGGCCGCATGCAGCGCTACAGCCGTTCCCGGCTCGAGGGGGAATTGGGGATTCTCCTTACCTCGCGCGGCATCTCCCGCTTCGCCCCCGGCATGGCGGGGGAGGGGCTGCGCTTTGTCACCCCGTTTGGCGAGATAGCTCCCGCCGAGGTGGTTACCGTACCGGTCGAGGCGGACGGTGAGCTGCGCGCCTTCGTGTCGCTGGCATCGGAGCACCCTTTTCCGCTTTGGGTGCACGACACGCTGGAGATGGTCCGGGTGCAGCTGGGGTCCGCATACTCCAGGGTGCTGGCGGCCGAGGATGTGCGCCGGCTCGCGTCCGAGCTCGCGGTCAAGAACGCCGAGCTGGTGCAGCAGTCCGAGGAACTGGTGCAGCAGTCCACCGAGCTTGCCCACCAGTCCGACGAACTGGCCCGCCGCAACCGCGTCCTGGACCAGCAAAAGCAGCTCCTCGAGGAGGCGACCCGCCTGAAGAGCGAGTTTCTCTCCAACATGAGCCACGAGCTGCGCACCCCCCTCAATTCCGTTCTGGCCCTCTCCCGCGTACTGGCGATACAGGGGGGCGACCGGCTGACCGAGGAGGAGCGGGGGTACCTGGGCATCATCGAGAGAAACGGCAAGCATCTCCTTTCCCTGATCAACGACATCCTGGACCTGGCCAAGATCGAGTCGGGGCGCCAGGACCTCTTCATGGAGTCGGTGGACCCGGCGAAGGTTGCAGCAGAGGTCGTGGACGGCCTCGAGGTGCTGGCCCGGGAGAAGGGGATTGCTCTGTCGTTCTCGGCACCGGCGACGGTTCCTCGCATGCTGATCGACGTGAAGAAGCTGCGCCAGATGCTGCAGAACCTGGTGGGGAACGCGGTCAAATTCACGGCGCAGGGGGCGGTTACCGTGCGGCTGGAAGTGCAGGCGCAGGAACTGGTCTTCGAGGTGGCGGACACGGGGATCGGCATCGCGCCGCAGTACCTGGAGAGTATCTTCCACGAGTTCCGCCAGGCCGACGGCTCCACCTCCCGCTCCTACGAGGGGACGGGGCTGGGGCTCGCCATAGTCAAGAAGAGCGCCCTCCTCCTTGGAGGTGATGTGGCGGTCAGCAGCGAGCTGGGCCGGGGCTCGGTATTCACCCTGCGCCTCCCCCTGGACTGCGGCAAGGCCGCTGGCGCGAGGGAGCAAGTTCTCCCCGTGGCGCAGGCGCTGGGGGAGCGGGCGCCACGGGGAGCCGGATTTGCGCCGGGAGCGGCGCCGGGACCGGGACCGGGAGCAGCGGCGGTGCAGGTTCCGGGAAGATCGGTGCTCGTTGTCGATGATGACCCGGAGGCCGTCTCCCTTATCACAACCCACCTGAGCCAGGCCGGCTATGGCACACTGAGCGCACTCAACGGCCCGGACGCGCTGCGGCTCGCCCGCGCCAACCGCCCCTTCGCCATCACCCTGGACATCATGATGCCCGAGATGGACGGGTGGGAGGTCATGAGGGAGCTCAAGGAACATCCCGAAACCGCCGATATACCGGTTATGATCATCTCCCTCTCCGAGGACCGCGCCACCGGCATCGCGCTCGGGGCGGTCGGGGTGATCAGCAAGCCGGTCGGCCAGCATCAGCTCATGGAGGCGTTCGCGCGGTTGACCGGTGCGGGATGCCGGCTGGTGCTGGTCGTCGACGACAACGAGTACGATCGCTGCTTCCTGGCCTCCCTGTTCAAGGAGAAGGGGCTCGACGTGCTCCTGGCGGAAAGCGGCCCGGAGGCGCTCGAGCTTGCCGTTTCGGATCACCCCGACCTGATCACGCTGGATCTCCTCATGCCGGGGATGGACGGCGCCGCCGTGCTCGACCGGCTTAGGTCGAACTCCCTCACGGCGGACATCCCGGTGGTGGTGATCACCTCGAAGGAACTCACCCACGCCGAGTTGCAGCGGCTCTCCAGCGGGGTGAGCGCCATTATCTCCAAAAACGGCATGGAGCGCCGGAAGGTCCTCGATGAACTGGTGGGGAGCCTGGAGCGGCTGGGGTGGCGGCTCCCCGGGCGCGAGGAGAGCCAGGGGGCGAGAATCCTGATCGTCGAGGACAGCGAGGCGGCCACGGTGCAGCTTCGCTTTGCCCTCGAATCGGCCGGATATCGCGTCGACGCGGTTTCCGGCGGCAGATACGCGCTCACCTATCTGAAGTCCCACGTCCCCGACGGTATCGTGCTCGACCTGATGATGCCGGAGGTGGACGGTTTCCAGGTGCTGGAGGCGGTCCGTGCCAGCAGCCTCACCGCCGGCGTGCCGGTGATGGTGATGACGGCCAAGACGCTCTCGCCGGGTGAGTTCGACCGGCTCAGGGATTTGAAGGTTCACCAGCTGGTGCAGAAGGGGGACGTGGAGCTCCAGGACCTCTTGCAGCGGGTCTACGAGATGCTGGGGAGCGTGAGCCTGTTCCGCCCACCAAGCGCGAGCGCAGCCCCCGCCACCCTGACGCCGCCGGCCGCGTGGGAGGGGGACGGTTCCCTGCTGGTGGTGGAGGACAACCCGGACAACCTGGTCACGCTGAAGGCCGCCCTCGGCGGGCGCTACCGGGTCATCGAGGCGTGCGACGGAGCGGCTGGGCTCGACGCCGCCAGAAGTTCCGCGCCGTCTCTGATCCTTCTGGACATGCACCTGCCGGTGCTGGACGGGTTCGCGGTCCTGCAAAGGCTCAAGGAGGACCCGGCCACGGCCGCGATCCCGGTGGTGGCGCTGACGGCGAGCGCCATGGCTGGCGACCGTGAGAAGGTGCTGGCGGCCGGGTGCGCTGCCTACCTCTCAAAACCTTACCAGCCCGAGGAACTCCAGGAGCTGGTGGCGGGCTTCGTGGCTCCGCAGGGCACCACCCCGGCCTAG
- a CDS encoding response regulator, translating into MKLLAIDDNQDNLLTLSALLKTFLPEAQLITSQSAQDGIRRAGMEAPDSILLDIQMPGMDGFEATRRLKASPATQHIPVILVTAHRSDSACRVMGLECGADAFLSKPFDEAELVAQIRAMVRIKRSEDALRQERDSLEALVQRRTSQLSQANLELQENLERLVENEARYSRAVRGTSDGLWDWDLVSDDYYYSPRWKELLGFADDELANRPDSFFSRVHPDDLLHVQDSLNAHFLGQTPFDLELRLRTRGGEYLRVRCRGQAEWDGAGKPVRMSGAITDITERQLMEEQLRQAQKMEAIGQLAGGVAHDFNNVLTVIAGYANILKMDLTSESAQYGLADQIAAAAERAAQLTRGLLAFSRKQAMSQQRCDLGDIVRRVQQFLGRVIGEDIQLKTEILPEPLPVQVDLAQIEQVLINLAANARDAMPGGGAITIATGLRDGTGHGHGEAAGPRAVIIVADTGEGMDEDTSRRIFEPFFTTKEVGKGTGLGMAIVYGIVQQHKGNIRVSSKPGEGTVFTIELPLIEGADALEPALASQPLPRHGTETILVAEDDPSVRSLVDMVLSRHGYQVILAEDGEEVVQRFQTQQEGIELVLMDIIMPRKNGIEAYAEIKKIQPGAKVLFTSGYTADFIQSRGMQEGVELIMKPVQPMELLRKVREVLER; encoded by the coding sequence ATGAAGCTTCTCGCCATCGACGACAACCAGGATAACCTTCTCACCCTGAGCGCGCTGCTGAAGACCTTTTTGCCCGAGGCTCAGCTGATCACCTCGCAGTCCGCGCAGGACGGCATACGCCGGGCCGGGATGGAGGCTCCCGACTCCATCCTGCTCGACATCCAGATGCCGGGAATGGACGGTTTCGAGGCGACGCGGCGCCTGAAGGCGTCCCCCGCGACCCAGCACATCCCGGTCATCCTGGTCACCGCCCACAGAAGCGACTCCGCCTGCCGCGTCATGGGGCTCGAGTGCGGGGCCGACGCCTTCCTCTCCAAGCCCTTCGACGAGGCGGAACTGGTGGCCCAGATCAGGGCGATGGTCCGGATCAAGCGCTCCGAGGACGCCCTGCGCCAGGAACGCGATTCCCTCGAGGCGCTGGTGCAGCGACGCACCTCGCAGCTCTCCCAGGCGAACCTGGAACTGCAGGAGAACCTGGAGCGGCTGGTGGAGAACGAGGCCCGCTATTCGCGCGCCGTGCGCGGCACGAGCGACGGTTTGTGGGACTGGGACCTGGTGAGCGACGACTATTACTACTCACCCCGCTGGAAGGAGCTCCTGGGTTTCGCCGACGACGAACTGGCAAACCGCCCGGACAGCTTCTTTTCCAGGGTGCACCCCGACGACCTTCTCCACGTGCAGGACTCCCTCAACGCGCACTTTCTCGGCCAGACCCCCTTCGACCTGGAACTGAGGCTCAGGACCCGGGGAGGGGAGTACCTCCGCGTGCGCTGCCGCGGACAGGCGGAGTGGGATGGCGCCGGGAAGCCGGTGCGGATGTCGGGAGCCATAACGGACATCACCGAACGGCAACTGATGGAGGAGCAGCTGCGCCAGGCCCAGAAGATGGAGGCGATCGGGCAGCTGGCGGGTGGGGTCGCCCATGATTTCAACAACGTCCTCACCGTTATCGCCGGCTACGCCAACATCCTCAAAATGGATCTCACCTCCGAGAGCGCGCAGTACGGGTTGGCCGACCAGATAGCGGCCGCCGCCGAACGCGCCGCGCAGTTGACCCGGGGACTGCTCGCCTTCAGCCGCAAGCAGGCCATGAGCCAGCAGCGCTGCGACCTTGGCGACATCGTGCGCCGCGTCCAGCAGTTCTTGGGGCGCGTCATCGGCGAGGACATACAGCTCAAGACCGAGATCCTCCCGGAGCCGCTGCCGGTGCAGGTCGATCTCGCCCAGATCGAGCAGGTCCTCATAAACCTCGCGGCCAACGCGCGCGACGCCATGCCTGGAGGGGGCGCCATCACCATCGCCACCGGTCTGCGCGATGGAACCGGTCACGGACATGGCGAAGCCGCCGGCCCCCGCGCGGTCATCATCGTCGCCGACACCGGGGAGGGGATGGACGAGGATACCAGCCGCAGGATCTTCGAGCCGTTCTTCACCACCAAAGAGGTGGGGAAGGGAACCGGGCTCGGCATGGCGATCGTGTACGGCATCGTACAGCAGCACAAGGGGAACATAAGGGTCAGCAGCAAGCCGGGCGAGGGGACGGTGTTCACCATAGAACTTCCGCTGATCGAGGGAGCTGACGCGCTGGAACCGGCCCTCGCGTCGCAGCCTCTGCCCCGGCACGGCACGGAGACCATACTGGTCGCCGAAGATGACCCCAGCGTGCGCAGCCTGGTGGACATGGTGCTGTCCAGGCACGGCTACCAGGTTATCCTGGCGGAAGACGGCGAGGAGGTCGTGCAGCGGTTCCAAACCCAGCAGGAGGGGATAGAGCTGGTGCTGATGGACATCATCATGCCCCGTAAGAACGGGATAGAGGCGTATGCGGAGATCAAGAAGATCCAGCCCGGTGCGAAGGTGCTCTTCACCTCCGGATATACCGCGGACTTCATCCAGAGCCGGGGGATGCAGGAAGGGGTAGAACTGATCATGAAGCCTGTGCAGCCGATGGAGCTTTTGCGCAAGGTGAGGGAGGTGCTGGAGCGTTAA
- a CDS encoding short chain dehydrogenase: MRIIVIGATGTIGKAVAKQLATEHEVIKVASKSGDHRVDMSSKDSIENMFREVGPFDALACAAGVARFAPLAELSDEDFQTGLFGKLMGQVNLVRVGMNYINDNGSFTLTSGVLSHQPMPGSASISMVNAGLEGFVRAAALELPRGIRINVVSPPWVKETLEALGMDSSGGMPAQQVAQAYWASIHGTRSGVVINAKDFA; this comes from the coding sequence ATGAGGATCATAGTGATAGGAGCGACAGGGACCATTGGCAAGGCCGTGGCGAAACAGCTGGCAACCGAGCACGAGGTGATCAAGGTCGCCTCCAAAAGCGGCGATCACCGGGTCGACATGTCCAGCAAGGACTCCATAGAGAACATGTTCCGCGAGGTCGGGCCGTTCGACGCACTGGCCTGCGCCGCAGGGGTGGCCCGCTTCGCTCCCCTGGCGGAACTCTCCGACGAGGACTTCCAGACCGGCCTCTTCGGAAAACTTATGGGACAGGTGAACCTGGTCCGGGTGGGAATGAACTACATCAACGACAACGGCTCCTTCACCCTCACGAGCGGCGTCTTGAGCCATCAGCCCATGCCGGGGAGCGCCTCGATCAGCATGGTCAACGCCGGGCTGGAAGGGTTCGTGCGGGCCGCGGCGCTTGAGTTGCCGCGCGGCATCAGGATCAACGTGGTGAGTCCCCCGTGGGTGAAGGAAACCCTGGAAGCGTTGGGGATGGACAGCTCTGGTGGTATGCCCGCCCAGCAGGTAGCCCAGGCGTATTGGGCCAGCATACACGGCACGCGCAGCGGCGTCGTCATCAACGCCAAAGATTTCGCATAA
- a CDS encoding chitobiase/beta-hexosaminidase C-terminal domain-containing protein, with protein MKKLLVALTCLAMLLALGVPVAMAGKPVADRTAPTTTASPLGGTFTSAVTVTLSVNEPATTYYTTDGSTPTTSSTVYSAPLTFSTTKTLKYFSKDTAGNLETVKSQTYTISGGGTSTHATLTWTGYAMCSSCHTSQAQAMYQGVHYQWRGSAAEMTTGPATQGKMDATDGSSALNAYCINIQGNWGPCGACHAGTGAKPVATSNPTSAQLASIDCLMCHADATNAPYNRVRNATTGLFEPAAGLDMNLVVQKAGQKPTRKNCLGCHAKAGGGDAVKRGDIALASGTTSDVLYDTHMAMGSGGNIQCQGCHSFVGHRVAGRGSDLRPEDSTAEVTCSTTACHPTKTGVTGHVTAAVNDHISRVACQACHINKYGKNANDTANTEATETNRNWQVAEWNATLSRYEPMPTKANDLIPKYAFWNGTSWGNNAFNAAVLDPATNAYKISRPVGAITDPAGTKLYPFKYKTANQALVNGKVVTISTSTFFATGNYDQAVKDGMTYMGIPSTTAYTTVITDELQALNHQVPPATGNVLACAACHPNASATQLKLTTNMGYALKAAQSVVCGQCHVVKTYSGDYVSFHGRHVDTRGNDCSWCHSFSRPEKGLTMPR; from the coding sequence ATGAAAAAACTGTTGGTAGCACTCACCTGCCTCGCCATGCTCCTGGCACTTGGCGTGCCGGTAGCGATGGCGGGCAAACCGGTCGCGGACAGAACCGCTCCGACGACCACCGCTTCACCCCTGGGGGGGACCTTCACCAGCGCGGTCACCGTGACCCTTTCGGTCAACGAACCGGCAACCACCTACTACACGACGGACGGCTCCACCCCGACCACCAGTTCGACCGTGTACAGCGCCCCCCTCACCTTCAGCACCACCAAGACGTTGAAGTATTTCTCGAAGGACACCGCCGGCAACCTGGAGACCGTGAAGTCCCAGACCTACACCATCTCCGGTGGCGGCACCTCCACCCATGCCACCCTGACCTGGACCGGCTACGCCATGTGCTCCTCCTGCCACACCAGCCAGGCGCAGGCCATGTACCAGGGCGTGCACTACCAGTGGAGAGGCTCCGCTGCCGAGATGACCACCGGGCCTGCGACCCAGGGTAAAATGGACGCTACCGACGGTTCGTCCGCGCTGAACGCATACTGCATCAACATCCAGGGCAACTGGGGCCCCTGTGGCGCCTGCCACGCCGGCACCGGTGCCAAACCGGTAGCCACCAGCAACCCGACTTCCGCACAACTCGCTTCCATCGACTGCCTCATGTGCCATGCCGATGCCACCAACGCTCCCTACAACCGCGTGCGTAACGCCACCACCGGCCTGTTCGAGCCGGCCGCCGGTCTCGACATGAACCTCGTGGTCCAGAAGGCGGGACAGAAACCGACCCGCAAGAACTGCCTGGGCTGTCATGCCAAGGCGGGCGGCGGCGACGCCGTCAAACGGGGCGACATCGCTCTCGCTTCCGGCACCACCTCCGACGTCCTGTACGACACGCACATGGCCATGGGGAGCGGCGGCAACATCCAGTGCCAGGGGTGCCACAGCTTCGTGGGCCATCGCGTCGCCGGCCGCGGCTCCGACCTGCGCCCCGAGGACAGCACCGCCGAGGTGACCTGCTCCACCACCGCCTGCCACCCGACCAAGACCGGCGTGACCGGCCACGTCACTGCGGCCGTCAATGACCACATCTCCCGCGTCGCATGCCAGGCTTGCCACATCAATAAGTACGGCAAGAACGCTAACGACACCGCCAACACCGAAGCCACCGAGACCAACCGCAACTGGCAGGTGGCTGAGTGGAACGCAACGCTTTCCCGCTACGAGCCGATGCCGACCAAGGCCAACGACCTGATCCCCAAATACGCCTTCTGGAACGGCACCAGCTGGGGCAACAACGCCTTCAACGCGGCCGTCCTCGACCCGGCCACCAACGCGTACAAGATCTCCCGCCCGGTCGGCGCCATCACCGATCCTGCCGGGACCAAGCTCTACCCCTTCAAGTACAAGACCGCCAACCAGGCGCTGGTGAACGGCAAAGTGGTGACCATCTCCACCTCGACCTTCTTCGCGACCGGTAACTACGATCAGGCGGTCAAGGACGGCATGACCTACATGGGCATCCCGAGCACCACCGCGTACACCACCGTGATCACCGACGAACTGCAGGCGCTGAACCACCAGGTCCCGCCGGCAACCGGCAACGTGCTTGCCTGCGCGGCCTGCCACCCCAACGCCAGCGCCACCCAGCTCAAGCTGACCACCAACATGGGTTACGCCCTGAAGGCAGCCCAATCTGTCGTCTGCGGTCAGTGCCACGTGGTCAAGACCTACTCCGGCGACTATGTATCCTTCCATGGCCGCCACGTGGACACCCGCGGCAACGACTGCTCCTGGTGCCACTCCTTCTCCCGTCCGGAGAAGGGGCTCACCATGCCGAGGTAA